TTGAAATCTTTAAGACAAAGTCAAAAAACTCCCACCCAAAGATCAACGTgaaaaataatgtaaaaaaGCTTAATCTGGCTGTCAATACTACTGCCATTGTTCCGTTTCAGAAAGACCACCTGTATTATCCTTCCCCAATCCCATAAAACAATAAAGCCACTGAATTCCTTATTGTGGCTTCGACAGTTGAGTCGATTCTTGTGGATAAACAAATTTCCTTTATAAGAGCCATAAGTTTTGCGGAAATTTGAGAGTTGATCTTGTGCAATACAATCACCTTACCATAACTCCATTTTGGATACAACACAAGTTGCATCTTGTTGTCATTAAATCTAGGCAAGCTGAGAGAGGATGCGGAACAAGCTTGCTACAACCACACTACAAAATATTCATCCTAACTCAGCCTGGATGTACTCTAAATTATATACAGCTTGTCTGTAAAGCATCTAAGTGAACATTCAAGTGAATGTATCAAATGTTACCTTGCTATTGAAGCGTCCTCTTTGGACAACACCAAAACGATGTTGCTCATCTACAACAGCGATGCGCAAGGCTGAGAATCCCACCTTTTCAGCTATTAAGGTATGAGTTCCAATTACCAAAGAGATATCTCCCAGTTGAAGACCCTATCAAATAATTATAGCaaaaaatcaaatcaacaaggcaATAGGAGTAACTCTGAACAACTTGTGGAAACCTACCTTTCGAATAATTTTTGCTTCTTTGGCTGGGGTTGAGCCAACCAACAGAGCAACAGAAGGCTTTTCATGAGCCTCTTCTATTCTCTCTAGCAAGCCAAGAAGGTGCTCATAATGCTGGACAGCAAGCAGCTCAGTTGGGACCATAAAAGCTGCCTGGAGATAAAGCAACAAATCAATATATTGATTCTTCGAATATACaaaaaacttaaaacataatGAAGAAGTACAAACAAATGACCTGGTATCCGGAACCAATTACTTCCATGCATGCTAGAAATGCCACCACAGTCTTCCCACATCCAACATCACCCTGGACATgggaaaagtaaaaaaaaaagaataaacaGACTCAGTGAAGAACAAAATAAAGCATCAAGTACCTTATAATAAGGTGAATGTTAGAGAACGTATTAGATGGAATGATTTGTACAATTTAAAAAATCTCAAGTAGAGGTGCACATAAAAGCCGGAAACCGAGAAAACAATGCAATACCATGATTACCACAACCGAAAAAATctgaaaccaaaaaaaaaaaaaaagtttttgaTTCAGTTTTGAAAAGAAACCAAAATGTTAAGCTCAATTCACGGTTTAGAGGTTCAATCTAAGGATCAAAAGAAGACCAAACCACAAATATTTTTCTGCAATTTAAACCAAAACTTAGCTGAGTCCACACCAAAACCAAACAAATCCAGATCAAACCGGAACCAAAACTGAACTCTTACTTTATTTTGTACAACATAATTTATTATCTCattttttgaagaaaatatgtcaaatttatttaataagaTTCAACTTTTTGACttgaaatatataaatattggaAAAGAAAACAGAACAAAAATAAAGATTGACGGTTTAGAACTAAAACAAACCGCATATTTCAGTTTGGTTTCAGTctgtaaaaaaatttcaatcaaAATCGAATTTGTCCAAATTGATCTAATGTACACCCTTAAATGACATGTTCGGGACTAATTGCTCCCAAAATCATATATCTTGAAAAACATAGAACACTAAAATTAGCTTCCAAATGGTAAATATTAgttattataaaaattttaaaacatctaCAAACAATTTTACCTACTTCATAAGGAAGCTAGCCTCTTTCGTTTCCAATTTTCACAGTTTCAAATTTGGCTGGTGCATTAGAACCTTGTTTTTCGCTTATTCAAAGTATTTAGAATTATGGGTTTTGGTACTTTGAACCCCACTTCCCAAAGTGAACGCTCCTACTTTCCATGTAAGAAATCCACAAGTAATGCCATATTTTCGTTAATGAGAATACTTCTTTCCTTAAAGACCATAGAATACTGAAAAGAGATACGGACATTTATGATACTGCTCAATCCAGTGATAGCCATTTAGATTCAAACTCTTTCCCCAAATTCCTTGTGACTTAAACTTACAGAAAATTAAATTTGGATGTTTATTGAAAATATACCTGGAGAAAATAATTTACACTGTACAATCACCTTTTAATTTGTGTCACTCTAAACCAGCCATTTAGTGGTGACCGATGGAACATATTAACTCTTGCATCACACACATTACTTTTCCCATTTGAAAAACCATACGGATCCACACACTGCAGCATACATACATATTGGATAACGAATGGATTAATACAAAAGGTAGGGGAATCACGCAGTGTACATGTGAATATTATCTTGAACATGCTTTCTGCCATCAAGACATTATAAAGCCGGAATTCAAGCAGAATAAAGAACAATTTGCACCTACGTTAAGCTACCTACTCTGAAATGAAAGAGGCATTACTTCTAGCTTCAAAAATTAATGTTGTCACTGGATGCATCTTACAGCCGAGCACATCGCAAACCTCTGAAGCAACATGATTATCAACAATTATCAACTGATAAATTGTCTTTAAAGAACttttttgatttatatttaccCGGGCACACAGTTGACAAGACCTATGCATTGGAAAACCTATAACTCCACCACTGCACTAATTCACTAATCAAGCCTTCTAAAAGTAATTTAGGGGAaagaaattgttttttttttaaataaggaaattaatttaatgaaaggAAACTCAATAGCAACAATGCTACCCCAATAGAGGGATTTTAAACTCCTGCAGATGTTTGGATTTCCAATATACCTTAAAAGCAGGTTTGATGTTGTGAACAAGATACAAAATTTTAGGAACTTGTAATCAGAAAATAAAAGCGTAATTTATGAATTGAGACAAGGCACTTCCAAGACCTGCAAGAGCCTATTCATTGGAACTGGTCGTTTTAGATCCCAGATTATTTCTGAAGTAGCTCGCAACTGACTGGGGGTAAGTGTATAAGGAAGAACCTTCATGAAGGTTTTGGTGATACTGCACCAGTCCTCCATAAATGTTGCGTTGAGTTCAGGCTTCATGTACCTCTCAAGCAGACCATCTTTTTCCGAAGTAGTACCAACAGATTCAAGCATTTGGAATAACCTTGCCATCTGAAAGAACAATGAGAAGGAACATATTATTATGACCTGATTAACAAGGCGCCATGGAAATGTTATTGGACACATATTTCACCTGACTAAATTACATTTCAAATCTGATTCCGAGGGTTGGAGAGGTTGACATCTAAGTCAAGTAATGCTAAAATATGAGTGAGTTATATAGATGTCCGACAACTGAATATTTAGAGTTTCTTTGCAAGTACAATTTCTCATAGATTCACATTGAGGAAGAGAACCAACTAGAACAACAAAAACAGGAGGGCAGTAAAGTGTGGATCTATGAGTTCATAATTGAAAGGCAGAATAAATAGTTTTTGTGTGACTGACAAGGACGAAACTCaaaaaacaatgaaaaatattgaactGTTTAAAGTGAAATCTTGGATGCCTATCCTACTAAACAGAATGGAAAAAATAATCTGATGTAAAGAAAAGACTGGAGATCCTTTAGGCTACAATGGCATGGAAACATAAACCAAATTGCATCACAGGACAGGCATGGCAGCATAGGCTTTGCTTTAATTAACCACATGAACATTTCCCAACAATGTAAGTGATCAAAATTTGCCTCGTAACCAAAAAATATGGAGCACTGGATAAAAAAAACTTGTCCCCAACACCTGAAGGTAAAAAAACTCATCAAATATAAGCCTTCTGCGAGCTAAATCTGCCTCGTTGAAATCATCTGGCTGGTGAATTCCAATATATGCCTGCATCGTTGCCAAAAGAACTCAATTCTCCACCATTTATCagacattaaaaaaatataacatgaaGTGTATTTATGAGACAGTTTGAAGAGAAAAGCGGACGACTAGGGAGCGcaatgaaacaaaaaaaaatgagCCAAAGCATATCTAGCATGGTTGCACTAATGTCTAACCAGCAGGTCATAATGCTGAttctcacaacaacaaaaataaattGAGCCAAAGCATATCGAGCATGGTTGCACTAAGTAGCAGATCATAATGCCGATTTTCACGTATTAGAAAATTATTGATCGAGTTCAAAGACAATACAGTATGTAAAGTCAAAGTTCAAGGGTTAAATATGATAGGCAGGGTCAAGTAATGAAACATTTTCACTTCATGAGGTGTTCATTTATTTCTTTCCGACACTGctaaatttttatatgttaaagggACAGACCAAAGCATGCACATGAGGGATGGCAATGGGGAGGCTAATCCAGAACCAGTCCCTATCCTTGCCGCAATCTCCGTTTTTTCAAATCAGGGATTCCTTAtccgtgtgtgtgtgtgtataaaaGCATGCACGTGAGAGATGGCAATGGGGCGGCTAATCAAAACCCTTCCGCATCCTTGCCGCAATCTCCGCTTTTTCAAATCGGGGATTCCTCAtcctttaatatatatataattcggGGGCCTCATGCCCACTACAGGGAATTTGAGTTTTCCCCGAACCCAAACTCATTTCCGATAAATGGCCCAAACCCGTCCCCGTTCGGGCCGGCACACACGGGCGAAGTTTCCATCCCCGGGCAAAGAAAACAGGTCTGGCAAGCAATGCTGAgaagaaagcaagaaaaattTCCGAATGTGAAACACCTATTAGTAATATTTAAGAACAAAAATAGATATagaaagataaaataaaatgatttgccAGCTAATCGATACCATAGAAAGAAACAAAATGAatgaaaataacataaaaactATATGAAGGCTCAGATTATGTCATCAGGTGTGAATCATCAACGCAAACTGTGTTTCTCTGTTTTGCTTATTCTTCTTTCCAATCCAATCCTACGCCCAAGTGGTGGGTTGGCAGTAACATCTAACGGCATATACTCAGCTAACTACAAATTATTGTGTGCATTAAGTCATAGAAATGTTAGCCCTCCCATggacaattaaaagaaaaaaaaagaaactaaAATACTGATGGACAATCATAGCTCAATTGAAAAAGCCAGTTTACACACATCAGAAAGACAGAGAAGTCCAAACTCCTGAGTAACATCTTTAGGGAGAGGATCGAGATTGACTGGCAATGTCTTCAAAGCTCTGAAAAAATGTAAAAGAGAGGTAGGTTAGGGAAAACTACATGCTTCTCATCAGGCAAATCATCAGTTTGGAAGTAGAAAAGTGAAAAATAGATTAATAGATCAAATTTACAGATTTGGAAGCAGTAACAGGAGGAGGCATTGCATAAGTAATATGCCCACTAAATGCAGGAAAACATTCATGCTATTCAGAATTCAACTAAAGATATAAGAATCCAACAAACTTTTACTACACCACTGATTGTATGATATCTGCTCTTCTTTGAGTTCACATAAATAACACAATTTCAACTTCAACTTGTTTATTCAAAATTACATTTTGAATTCAACATATCAGTGATATCATATGATCAAAATACAATGCATGCTGTTTAAACTAAACGAGGGGTGGGAATTACTGCTTCTGCTAGGAGCATATTCGTGATTGAGTATGAAAACAAATTTAGATGCTCCATAATTCAGAAGTTCTCTACAAGGAACTTAAAACACTTGAGGCGGTCGACTGTTGGAGTCTTTTAGATTTACTATTCTGTGGAATTTTGGTTGAGTTCATAGCTATAACTAAACTATGTGATTATACACAAAAAGGACGCTGATGAAAAAGGTGCATGAAAGGGTATTTATTAATGATTCATTAGCAAAATATCATTGGTTTCATTTTATGATATCCATTTGCCTAACGAGATGAGAGCATCAAGGTATCAACACTTCATACTATTTAAACAAGCTCAATACATTACAAAAGTCATTTTTAGTAGTTGTAATCGTGCTTACGTGGCATAGGCGTGAGATGTGATAAATCATATCATAAACTATGGTTCGTAGAAGATAAAATTGTTCGATTTATCATTGCAGCTATGAAAGGTCGTGCCTAATATTAAAATTGTGACTTTTTCCAGCATATATTACAAATTTCAATTGAGAAATAATTATCTTGAAACCAAAATGTAAAATAAGATCTTAGAGGTTCAAGAAGCAGACCTTGATATAATATCTCTTAGATACTCAGGGTTGAGACCCTTTTTAGAAGGATATATAGGGTAAGGTCTCCCTTTTGTGCACACAGATGAATCTCCTTCATCCTTAAGAACATCAATATTGTACTCTCTCATTTCAAAGTGATCTTTACTATTCCCCGACCGAACCtttcaaaaatgaacatttctGAGTAAATTATGTGCACACAATAGTTGTGAACAATAAAATCATTACCAAACTGTCCCACACTGAAACAAAACACAATAGAAAGTAGGTTTAACAGAAAAATCAAAGAGGAAGCAGGGGAAAAAGCGACCAGCAAAGACCCCGGGCACGATATTAAAATAGTCAAGAAATTAGAGAACGCTGAAAACACATTGAGCGTGTGTAACTTGTTCTCCCTCCATTTTTTATCAATTGACTCTCGTAGATTAACATGAAGACACATTCAAAGTATATTTGGATATCTCAATCATCAGAAACTATTTTATATCAAACATCCAAAACTTAACAAGTCATCAATTCCCACAAGTCTTTACTATAAAAATGAAAGCTAAACTTTCTCAAGCCCTCAACTTTCAGCATTAAACCGTGAAACTCCTGCCCAGAGGAAGGGATTACTCGAACAAAGAACATGGCAGAAGAATAATCTCACactgtttaaaaataaaaaattactacTCATAATACCCCACCTTACCACTAACGCACACCATGTCTCCCTCCCTATGTTTATCCTGAAGACTTCTAAGGAAAGGTGGGCAGGTGAAGCGGGTACCACGAAAAAATTTCTTCAAATGCAAATAAATTGTTCTTTTCGTGCTATTCTCAACTTCAGCACCCATGCTCTCAGAATTTGGTTCAACATCTGCAACCTCGCAAGCTACAACCACCTCCAAAAATGCAAATGAGTAACTGGCCCGAATTCCCCTGGTGAAAAAGGCCATAGAGTTAAAATGCAAGTCAGATGTTTATCTCTACAAATGAGAAACTCTAGAAGAAAAACTCTGTAAATTAACTGCATAATAGTGgtggaaaaaaataaagaaagaaagcGACGAGGAACATGCAGTTCACAATGACACATTTATATAATGTGATACCGGTAAAGGAACAAAACAATTAAGAATTGTGGTATTTTCAAACTCTAACGGCAGTTAACTTCCATTGTTAATTTTACCAACTAAATACTTGTTAACTGATATGCACCAACTAAAGTTAATGTGCCATTTTTTGAATGAAACAAAGCAGTGCTAAAAAGCAACAGGAAATTGTACGATCTAAAACAACCTTTTTCTGATTTATCAGTCCCATCGCTGCTCTCTGGTTGAATCAATTTTGCAAGACTTTTGCAGGATgcaggaaattttttttatttatttcatgcacTGCTAATGTAAGATTCACATGCCTCTTTGCATCATTTTAGCAACTTCTCTCACAATCATCATTCTTGCATCTCCAATAACTAAGAAAACCCAATTTTACTAGATAAGCTCGAACCTAACGTTGATAAATGAAATAACAGAGCAGGCATTTTATATTCATATAGGTCCAACTTAGAGTGAACGATGCACCTGCAATACTTTTTAGATTCACAAACTAAGTGCTAAAAGTATTCTTTACAAATAACCATTTCAATTCACCTTGTTAGTTCCTTAGCATTTTCTCACAACCCATGAGTAGCCGCTGAATCAACTGATTCGTCTTAGAAGATTGATTGGTGTACTATTCTTGGTATAACTCAAAAACTTAGGACTAACACTAAATGTCCTCAAAGTGGAGGGGAAAGCGTTGCGTCAAGCCCAGCCCAACAAGACACCAGCCCAGGCAAGGGTCCAGCAACTTCAGGAGACATCGTATGTCAAAAGAACAAGCTTGGAAGGTTCAAGAAGAAGCTGGCAGATAATCACAATCCTCCCTAGATGCTCTATCAGTTTATCctttgcatttgaattatttatcTTGTTCAGTTGATTAGGAATTTTAAAACAAAGCTATCCACTCGGGATTGCTTAGGTTAGCAAAGCATCATGAAATCACGGATCTAAACGATCGTGCGCTTTCAGGCCCTATAACTAGATCCCAAACTCACGCACATAACAAAAAGAGGTGGCATTCATCAAATCATATTGGCTCTGCCACTATCAGCAAGAATGCTCACATAAAATCACAAAAGTAAAAATAGCTGAATCCAAGGTGATTATGCTTGATCTCaagcataaataaatgttgaCAGTCTGACCTTGAGGAAATGACTTGCCCAACAAAAATAAAGTACATCCCATCATCAATTTCCACCTCAGCATTCTGTAAATCGGCATAGGTACGAGGAAAATGGTGTAGTAGTTTCCTCAACTGCAAATAAACAAGTAGATCCATCAGGCTTCAATCTCTAAAGTCTAAACCAAGTCTCGATATATTCATATAACGCACCGTGTAAAATCCACATTTTTCCAGCTGACTGAGCTGCCGTTTGTTTAGTCCAGGCACGCAGCTGATATGTTTATCAAGAATCTGTGAGACAGATAGAGTAGCTTGTGGTGCCTCAGATCCAGCACTGCTGCAAGGTTCCTCTGTGGTCAGCTGTAAACCGTTTCTTGTTTCGACCTTTCTATATGGTGACTGTGAATACAAAGTAGATTCATCGAATTTTTCTTCCAGGGAATAAGGGGCATTGATATTTAAAATCTCTTCATATAAAGAACTTGGAGCTTGAGCCACCCAATTTGCATCAACACCACTAGGATTACATCCCTCAGGAATTTGAGGTACCTCAGATTCCGTGGTATCAGAAGAACATGGTGCTCCATCATACAACTCCACAGTTGGGAAGTAACCAACAGTTATAGAAGGGAATTGCTTGTGTACCAAAGCGGGATCAAAACAATAATTATCGCCTTTGAGATTTTCAAGAAACTTCTCGTGAAAGCTTTCATTTGCAATCAAATCATCAAGAGCTTTATAACCCATCAAAACTGATTCCTACAAGGGAAAAAGTTGTTAGCATGAAAACCCCTAACATAGAAAAGATACGCAGATAAGTGACGTgcataaaatattaaatcttAAGAACCCAGGAACAAAGTGCTCTGCCAAGTAAAACTAAAACCTTGACTAAATAAGACAGCatacaaaatatatcatttgaatATGAACACCAACAAGGAATATTGGCAGGGTTGTTTTCCATTTACATTATTCTGGGATATCACAATGTAAGTTCGGTGTACAATTAGTACCAGGGTTTGCTGATCACGAAAATTAAGTGGATATAACAAGGATGAACGTTGAATCTAATAATACCCAACAAATTGAAAGACTAGAGTTCATGACACGAGACAGCTTCAAacaaaacaaaggaaaaaaCAGATCCAAAACACAATTCTTAAACAGAGACTGACAAAAAAATTCAATGGTTCCATTAAAGATATCATTATAACTGATACTCCACACACTATTAAGATAAAACTTCATCAGTTCCATTAAGATACCATAAGTAAAACTCTGCCTTTAAAAAGCTACAAAACATAGAATTCATTAACCGACAAATAGCTAAAAAGCATTACACTTCACCATTTCCCATTAAGACCTCACAACAATTAAAACTGTAAACACTATTATGGCTACATTAACAGCACCACAGTGGATATTAACAGTAAATGAAAAAGAGAAGATGTTTCTCAATGAAACAAAGTTAAGATTGTCGAATGTCAGAGATGAGGGCAAAGGAAACAACAGAAAGATTATCATTCAAGTATTAGGGTGAAAAAATAACAAGAGGCAGAAAAGCAAATGGTATAACCTCCAAGAAACTAGATAGATTCTTTGCATAATAAGTAAATAGTGGGTAAAGCAAATTTACTTCACTTCATTTGTGAATGGTGCAGTATGTAGCAGGAACATTATCAACaagcttaaaaaaaattaggaagACAGATTACCTGTATACAAGATAAACTGCATGAGAATGGTATTCATCAAAAGAATGATCAaagaataaaaaacaaaaaagggaGATAAACTGGgttaaacaaaatataaaagaaaagtCAGCACACTAACAAAATACACCACTACACCAGCCTTGTAACAACAACAATATCTACTGCCACACAAAACCAAACAAGTGCATGATCCGAGACACTTGCCTTTTCATACCCATCCACACCCTCCAAATTCTCTGGAAAGTTGTGCTTGGATTGGAAGCATAATGTTAAAATCTTTGGCGGAAGAAAATTACCAAACCTACATGAAATTGGAGAGagtataaaacaatattttgcaaaataaaggaaaaaaagaaaaagaagcaATTTAAGCAAAGAACACTACACCTTAGCCTTCTGCCAAAAATATTCCTGCAAGCTCTGTCAGCTTCAAAACATACAGTATATCTCAAACACTTCCCACTAAAACCCTGCGAAAGAAAGTTCAAGTTGCCTATTGTCATGCTCTAATTGATAATCTTGAAAAATGCCCCGAGTGCAACATAAATGACTCTTAAATATGCATGTAAGGACATAAACACCATGAAACAAGTATAAGCGAGTTGGGCTAGTAATTTATTTCAATAGCATATTTCAAACAGTACGGTTGCAAATGTCATCACGCAAGAAAAAATAAACCAATCAAGCGCCTAAAGATTATGTAAAATGTAATCTTAGTCCATGTAAGAGGccgtttcaaaaaaaaaaatcatacaaaTTAGTGTTTTTTATGAGTTCAATTATTAGAAATTAAGATGAGCTTGAGTTTATTTTGAATTACATGAAGCAGTTCCCACCTGGTACCCCTTCCTACTCATTAATGGATTTCTTATGACCACTCTTAGTATCGACAAAACTCATCGCAATTTACAGTTTATCTCTGGAACAACGGTGATTCACGTAACATTGGTTTCAACTTTTAAATAACACCCAAAAGAGAAAAAAAGAGTAAAAACAGGGACCAACGAATCCGTACCATGCCAGAAAAATGCACAGGCGAGGCTGTAGCTGCCATACACAACAAGGCTAGGACGGGAGAAAGATCTGCCTGGACATCGAACCTTTGAAGCCCTAAATTGGAGTCACTTGTAAGCCAAAAGCCATGGTAGGAGAAGAGCGAAGCTAGTTCATGAAACCGATAACCGAAATGCCAACTCTTCTGTCAGTATTGGCTTCTGGATATATATTACAATTCTATAATATCTATTCTATATGTTCTATTTTATATATTACAATTCTATAATATCTATTCTATAtgttctattttattttattaaaattgaagatataataataaatatttaaaaagaacataatttttttaaaaaaaaagacacaattttttttctaatttatctttatttttatttttttaaaacaattcaaatatcaatttaatctctccataatttgtcaaatttcactttagttcatcgataatgataaaaaagactaTACACGCGATACGTGTACAGAGTAACTAATATATTTTTGTGGCTAAAGTGTGGTTAATTTTGGTGGcttcaaattttcttttttaaatgaGAATTTTACTTCTTCTTTTTGCAaactataattttattttacttttaatttgaatttatttaataaattcaaaattggtatttaaaaaaattagtaattttaatttaaaaaatttatgaaagggaaaaaacaaataaatggaTATGTCATGTTGAGATTTGATGGAAATATTTGTTTCCATTGAGATATTTGATTTGGGGTTATGTTTGTAGAACAAATTTGAGTCCTTATTGTCATTGttaaattcaattaaagtaACAACTTTATAAATTAGGCTtaaaaaacaattttatttAAGAGTATGTTTCTTATGAAACGGGTCAactatattaatatttaaaataaaaagtaataattttttgtctaaaaaatatttttcacgaCTGACCCAAATAGAATATGAATAGTtctagacggtctcacgaatatttatctgtgaaacggatcaatcataccaatattcacaataaaaagtaatactcttagcataaaagtaatattttttaatggatgactcaaataagatatccgtctcacaaaatacgatccgtaagaccgtttcacacaagttttttctaTAGAGTATAAATCTCACAAAATTATCATTCAACCgttatatatgaatttttgtatttatttaataataaaataattttttagtgGGGTCATATATCAACTAGATAAATCatttatactatattattaaatttgaaaatagacaaaaacttatgtgagacaatctcacgggtcatattttttgagacagatctcttatttgggtctacatgaaaaagtattactttttatgctaagaatattaatttttattgtgaatatcggtatgattgacccgtctcacagataaagattggtgagaccatctcacaagagacatactcttgaTAAAATCATATTAACTAATTTTCGTATGTCACTATAAcatcaaagtttttttttatagtTTTACTTTTCATAATATTTGTTAGCTAATTTGGAAGGTGTCggtttattaatatttttgtatatatatctatttttaatttttttcaaaattatctttaatttatttaaaaattc
The Primulina tabacum isolate GXHZ01 chromosome 9, ASM2559414v2, whole genome shotgun sequence DNA segment above includes these coding regions:
- the LOC142555384 gene encoding ATP-dependent DNA helicase homolog RECG1, chloroplastic/mitochondrial isoform X2, yielding MAATASPVHFSGMGFSGKCLRYTVCFEADRACRNIFGRRLRFGNFLPPKILTLCFQSKHNFPENLEGVDGYEKESVLMGYKALDDLIANESFHEKFLENLKGDNYCFDPALVHKQFPSITVGYFPTVELYDGAPCSSDTTESEVPQIPEGCNPSGVDANWVAQAPSSLYEEILNINAPYSLEEKFDESTLYSQSPYRKVETRNGLQLTTEEPCSSAGSEAPQATLSVSQILDKHISCVPGLNKRQLSQLEKCGFYTLRKLLHHFPRTYADLQNAEVEIDDGMYFIFVGQVISSRGIRASYSFAFLEVVVACEVADVEPNSESMGAEVENSTKRTIYLHLKKFFRGTRFTCPPFLRSLQDKHREGDMVCVSGKVRSGNSKDHFEMREYNIDVLKDEGDSSVCTKGRPYPIYPSKKGLNPEYLRDIISRALKTLPVNLDPLPKDVTQEFGLLCLSDAYIGIHQPDDFNEADLARRRLIFDEFFYLQMARLFQMLESVGTTSEKDGLLERYMKPELNATFMEDWCSITKTFMKGDVGCGKTVVAFLACMEVIGSGYQAAFMVPTELLAVQHYEHLLGLLERIEEAHEKPSVALLVGSTPAKEAKIIRKGLQLGDISLVIGTHTLIAEKVGFSALRIAVVDEQHRFGVVQRGRFNSKLYFNTITAQLGSSSLKETLKNDVVMAPHVLALSATPIPRSLALALYGDMSLTQITDLPPGRLPVNTYIIEGNELGFEKAYQMMLDELEEGGKVYLVYPVIEQSEQLPQLRAASADLETISNKFTGFSCGLLHGRMKGDEKDEALRRFRSGATNILLSTQVIEIGVDVPDASMMVVMNAERFGIAQLHQLRGRVGRGERKSKCILLASTTSSLKRLKVLEKSSDGFYLANMDLILRGPGDLLGKKQSGHLPEFPIARLEIDGNILQEAHLAAVKVLGKSHDLEKFPDLKAELSMRQPLCPLGD
- the LOC142555384 gene encoding ATP-dependent DNA helicase homolog RECG1, chloroplastic/mitochondrial isoform X3, with translation MGYKALDDLIANESFHEKFLENLKGDNYCFDPALVHKQFPSITVGYFPTVELYDGAPCSSDTTESEVPQIPEGCNPSGVDANWVAQAPSSLYEEILNINAPYSLEEKFDESTLYSQSPYRKVETRNGLQLTTEEPCSSAGSEAPQATLSVSQILDKHISCVPGLNKRQLSQLEKCGFYTLRKLLHHFPRTYADLQNAEVEIDDGMYFIFVGQVISSRGIRASYSFAFLEVVVACEVADVEPNSESMGAEVENSTKRTIYLHLKKFFRGTRFTCPPFLRSLQDKHREGDMVCVSGKVRSGNSKDHFEMREYNIDVLKDEGDSSVCTKGRPYPIYPSKKGLNPEYLRDIISRALKTLPVNLDPLPKDVTQEFGLLCLSDAYIGIHQPDDFNEADLARRRLIFDEFFYLQMARLFQMLESVGTTSEKDGLLERYMKPELNATFMEDWCSITKTFMKVLPYTLTPSQLRATSEIIWDLKRPVPMNRLLQGDVGCGKTVVAFLACMEVIGSGYQAAFMVPTELLAVQHYEHLLGLLERIEEAHEKPSVALLVGSTPAKEAKIIRKGLQLGDISLVIGTHTLIAEKVGFSALRIAVVDEQHRFGVVQRGRFNSKLYFNTITAQLGSSSLKETLKNDVVMAPHVLALSATPIPRSLALALYGDMSLTQITDLPPGRLPVNTYIIEGNELGFEKAYQMMLDELEEGGKVYLVYPVIEQSEQLPQLRAASADLETISNKFTGFSCGLLHGRMKGDEKDEALRRFRSGATNILLSTQVIEIGVDVPDASMMVVMNAERFGIAQLHQLRGRVGRGERKSKCILLASTTSSLKRLKVLEKSSDGFYLANMDLILRGPGDLLGKKQSGHLPEFPIARLEIDGNILQEAHLAAVKVLGKSHDLEKFPDLKAELSMRQPLCPLGD
- the LOC142555384 gene encoding ATP-dependent DNA helicase homolog RECG1, chloroplastic/mitochondrial isoform X1, producing MAATASPVHFSGMGFSGKCLRYTVCFEADRACRNIFGRRLRFGNFLPPKILTLCFQSKHNFPENLEGVDGYEKESVLMGYKALDDLIANESFHEKFLENLKGDNYCFDPALVHKQFPSITVGYFPTVELYDGAPCSSDTTESEVPQIPEGCNPSGVDANWVAQAPSSLYEEILNINAPYSLEEKFDESTLYSQSPYRKVETRNGLQLTTEEPCSSAGSEAPQATLSVSQILDKHISCVPGLNKRQLSQLEKCGFYTLRKLLHHFPRTYADLQNAEVEIDDGMYFIFVGQVISSRGIRASYSFAFLEVVVACEVADVEPNSESMGAEVENSTKRTIYLHLKKFFRGTRFTCPPFLRSLQDKHREGDMVCVSGKVRSGNSKDHFEMREYNIDVLKDEGDSSVCTKGRPYPIYPSKKGLNPEYLRDIISRALKTLPVNLDPLPKDVTQEFGLLCLSDAYIGIHQPDDFNEADLARRRLIFDEFFYLQMARLFQMLESVGTTSEKDGLLERYMKPELNATFMEDWCSITKTFMKVLPYTLTPSQLRATSEIIWDLKRPVPMNRLLQGDVGCGKTVVAFLACMEVIGSGYQAAFMVPTELLAVQHYEHLLGLLERIEEAHEKPSVALLVGSTPAKEAKIIRKGLQLGDISLVIGTHTLIAEKVGFSALRIAVVDEQHRFGVVQRGRFNSKLYFNTITAQLGSSSLKETLKNDVVMAPHVLALSATPIPRSLALALYGDMSLTQITDLPPGRLPVNTYIIEGNELGFEKAYQMMLDELEEGGKVYLVYPVIEQSEQLPQLRAASADLETISNKFTGFSCGLLHGRMKGDEKDEALRRFRSGATNILLSTQVIEIGVDVPDASMMVVMNAERFGIAQLHQLRGRVGRGERKSKCILLASTTSSLKRLKVLEKSSDGFYLANMDLILRGPGDLLGKKQSGHLPEFPIARLEIDGNILQEAHLAAVKVLGKSHDLEKFPDLKAELSMRQPLCPLGD